The DNA sequence GACGGTGCGCCAGACGCCCGGCTTGAGCCTGAAGCCGATGTCCGCCGAGATGTTACCCTCGATCTGAGCGACGCGACCCAGGGCACCCTCGTCGAGGAGTCGCTTGAGGGCCCGGTTCGCCGCCTGCTTGCGCCGCTGGTGGCCGACGGCCAGGACGACCCCGGCCCGGCGGCAGGCCTCCATCGCGCGTCGCGCGTCGGCGACCGTGAGGGTGAACGGCTTCTCCACGAACACGTGCTTGCCGCCCTCGGCGGCCGCCACGACCTGCTCGGCGTGGAAGGAGTGGGGCGTCGTGATGAGCACACCCTCCACCTCGGGGTCCGCCAGGACCGCCTCGTAGCTCGGAAGGTCCCGGCAGCCGTAGGTCTTGGCAAGGGCCTCGCGATTCTCGGCGAAGCGGCCGGTGCAGGCCACGATGGTGAGGCCGGTCCCCCGCGCCGCTGTGTCGGCGAGCACGCGGCCCCAGCCCCCGACGCCCACCGCGGCTACTCGCACCGGTGTCATGCGCTCATCCTCTGCACTTGCGCCTTCCGCCACTCGGCGCGCGACGCGAACCCCGGACGGCTCCGGCAGAGGGCCTCCGTCTCCTCGAGGATCGCCTCGACCGGCGCCTCGATGTCGAACGGCTCGGCGAAGGGTTGGGGCGTGTGCCACGGGGTGTCGACGAAGAGCTCGACGCGGTTACCCTCCGGGTCCGCGAAGTAGACCGACCAGGCGTTGCCGTGGGTGACGATCCTGAACTCCTTCACTCGTTCCTCCCGTACGCGCGTATACATCGCCTTCAAATCGGCGAGCATCGGCAGCTTGAACGAGATCTGGTTCACGACGTTGTAGCCGGCGCCGGGCGGCCGACCCGTGACCAGGACCATCTGG is a window from the Candidatus Rokuibacteriota bacterium genome containing:
- a CDS encoding VOC family protein; this translates as MTTSPVSFSHFGIHVTDLARMEDFYTRVLDLLVTDRGALRDGPTLVFLSRDPDQHHQMVLVTGRPPGAGYNVVNQISFKLPMLADLKAMYTRVREERVKEFRIVTHGNAWSVYFADPEGNRVELFVDTPWHTPQPFAEPFDIEAPVEAILEETEALCRSRPGFASRAEWRKAQVQRMSA